A genome region from Jeotgalibacillus aurantiacus includes the following:
- a CDS encoding MarR family winged helix-turn-helix transcriptional regulator, producing the protein MKSLETSVKELLASFDEMSHLLTDDLKTLNQFDLTPQSETYLLFCIEKGPVTAIEIAREFGVSKSAVSQVVARLEKDRFIEREQNPENKRETIIYLGPKGRMFARRIKDFHEKMVNDYYIHISQPEIEQMVRSLRKLNGIIREKKNTSRQAIPVQPSKDSLQ; encoded by the coding sequence ATGAAATCTCTTGAAACATCAGTCAAAGAACTGCTTGCATCCTTTGACGAAATGAGTCATTTATTAACGGATGATTTAAAAACGCTGAATCAATTTGACCTTACACCTCAATCAGAGACATACTTATTGTTTTGTATCGAAAAGGGTCCTGTCACTGCCATTGAGATTGCAAGGGAATTCGGCGTTTCAAAAAGTGCAGTCAGCCAGGTTGTTGCCAGACTTGAAAAAGATAGATTTATAGAGAGGGAGCAGAACCCTGAGAATAAAAGGGAGACGATCATTTATCTTGGCCCTAAAGGAAGAATGTTTGCCCGTAGAATTAAAGACTTTCATGAGAAGATGGTGAATGATTACTATATACATATTTCACAGCCGGAAATTGAACAGATGGTGCGTTCATTAAGGAAGCTGAACGGAATCATCCGTGAAAAAAAGAATACGTCCAGACAGGCAATTCCTGTTCAGCCGTCTAAGGATTCGTTACAATAG
- a CDS encoding glycine betaine uptake BCCT transporter — translation MKKISSVFWITLAIVLAAVIYAIAAPGSFEEATANAQAFVSSTFGWYYLIIVTVMVIFCIVLAITPIGQIRLGKPDERPEYSTSTWFAMLFSAGMGIGLVFWGAAEPMLHFASDPPLAEAGSDQALRDSMQYTFFHWGLHAWAIYAVVALALAYFKFRKNEPGLISATLVPLFGERMRGGWGVVVDVLAVFATVVGVATTLGFGAIQINGGLSYLTGIDNSFGVQLVIIAVVTVLFMISAWSGLSKGIRYLSNTNMILAVALLVIMLVIGPTLLILNLFTNSLGLYAQNLLEMSFRSAPLDGGNRDWINAWTIFYWAWWISWSPFVGIFIARVSRGRTIREFMAGVLVLPSLVSFLWFAVFGTSAINVQQNGTDLTGLLTEEVLFAVFNEYQFGAILSVIAVLLISTFFITSADSATFVLGMQTTYGSLNPPNTVKLTWGLAQSSVAVILLFSGGLQALQNALIVAALPFSFVMILMMISTYKALNKERKELGLMIKPKAKKAIPVKTDAESVSK, via the coding sequence ATGAAAAAAATATCCAGTGTGTTTTGGATTACACTTGCGATCGTATTGGCTGCAGTAATTTATGCCATTGCTGCACCAGGAAGCTTTGAAGAAGCAACCGCCAATGCGCAGGCCTTTGTTTCATCAACATTCGGCTGGTATTACTTAATTATTGTAACCGTGATGGTTATTTTCTGTATTGTTTTAGCAATTACTCCGATTGGACAGATTCGTCTTGGAAAACCGGATGAACGTCCGGAGTATTCTACCAGCACATGGTTTGCTATGCTGTTCAGCGCCGGAATGGGAATTGGACTTGTATTCTGGGGTGCAGCAGAGCCAATGCTGCATTTTGCTAGTGATCCTCCACTTGCAGAAGCAGGCAGTGACCAGGCGCTCCGCGATTCTATGCAATATACTTTCTTCCATTGGGGTCTTCATGCATGGGCCATTTATGCGGTTGTTGCGTTAGCCCTTGCTTATTTTAAATTCCGTAAAAATGAACCCGGCTTAATCTCAGCTACATTGGTTCCGCTATTCGGTGAAAGAATGCGGGGAGGATGGGGAGTTGTTGTTGACGTACTCGCTGTATTTGCAACAGTCGTGGGTGTAGCAACAACACTCGGTTTCGGTGCGATCCAGATCAACGGTGGTCTATCCTATCTTACCGGCATTGATAACAGCTTTGGGGTTCAATTAGTGATTATTGCAGTCGTAACGGTGTTATTTATGATTTCAGCCTGGTCCGGCTTAAGTAAAGGAATCCGTTATTTATCTAACACAAACATGATTTTGGCAGTTGCACTTTTAGTCATTATGCTTGTAATAGGACCAACATTGCTGATTTTAAACCTATTTACTAATTCACTTGGTCTATATGCTCAGAACCTGCTGGAGATGAGCTTCAGATCAGCTCCGCTTGATGGAGGGAATCGTGACTGGATTAATGCCTGGACCATTTTTTATTGGGCATGGTGGATTTCCTGGTCACCATTTGTCGGTATTTTTATTGCCCGTGTATCACGTGGCAGAACGATCCGTGAATTTATGGCAGGTGTCCTTGTACTGCCGTCGTTAGTCAGCTTTTTATGGTTTGCGGTATTCGGAACGAGTGCCATTAATGTTCAGCAGAATGGAACAGACTTAACAGGATTATTAACAGAGGAAGTGCTGTTTGCTGTATTTAATGAATATCAGTTTGGAGCCATTCTTTCAGTGATCGCTGTACTGCTTATCAGCACGTTCTTTATCACATCTGCAGACTCAGCTACATTTGTGCTTGGGATGCAAACGACATACGGTTCTCTTAATCCGCCAAACACAGTAAAGCTTACGTGGGGGCTTGCACAGTCTTCAGTTGCGGTTATTCTACTATTCTCAGGTGGATTGCAGGCGCTGCAAAATGCGCTGATTGTTGCAGCATTACCATTCTCATTTGTCATGATACTCATGATGATTTCAACCTATAAAGCGTTGAATAAAGAAAGAAAAGAGCTTGGGTTGATGATAAAACCGAAAGCTAAAAAAGCTATTCCAGTAAAAACAGATGCTGAATCTGTCTCAAAATAA
- a CDS encoding phospholipase D family protein, whose amino-acid sequence MKNKQSWWKKKRWIAISALLVIYISVLLYHQYKPLPEGISYESSEYQTENVQFFRDLTYEENGERVLDHEIFNRVEQVIEEAEEFIVIDIFMIDGRVNEDKGYPDLAGNLRDQLLMKKEENPDLPITVITDPVNTGYGSYEAEWLVPLEEAGINVVITNLDPLRDSTPLYSTFWRMGPGWFGQGGEGWIANPFVRGGPEMTLRSYLMLGNVKANHRKAVITEKSGMVLSANAHNESGFHNNVAYEVSGPIIQEMLNAEQAVINLSDPDIQLPEYVGSQESEGPLTVKYVTEGKTYEAILSAIEQTEPGDEIWMAMFYLAEPEIVNKLEQAVLRDVEVSLILDPNETAFGNKKTGLPNRPVIHEMLGNTDDQLNIRWYNVDIEQFHPKMIYLKSGNESTIISGSANFTARNLTDYNLENNMIIKGPSSSDVMTDTETYFNQLWHNEGAEYTVPEEEFQGVLSFWQRGVYAVQKALGLTTY is encoded by the coding sequence ATGAAAAATAAACAATCTTGGTGGAAAAAAAAACGCTGGATTGCGATTAGTGCGCTGCTCGTTATTTATATCAGTGTTCTATTATATCATCAGTATAAGCCGCTCCCTGAGGGGATTTCTTACGAGAGCTCAGAGTACCAGACGGAAAATGTACAATTTTTTCGGGATCTGACCTATGAAGAAAACGGTGAAAGAGTGCTGGATCATGAGATATTTAACCGTGTCGAACAGGTGATTGAGGAAGCAGAAGAGTTTATTGTCATTGATATCTTTATGATTGATGGAAGGGTTAACGAAGACAAAGGATATCCGGATCTTGCAGGTAACCTGAGAGATCAGCTTCTCATGAAGAAAGAGGAGAACCCGGACCTTCCCATAACTGTGATTACAGACCCTGTGAACACTGGGTATGGTTCATATGAGGCGGAATGGCTTGTGCCTTTAGAAGAAGCCGGCATCAACGTTGTTATAACAAATCTTGATCCGCTAAGAGATTCAACGCCACTATATTCAACCTTCTGGCGGATGGGACCAGGGTGGTTTGGTCAGGGCGGAGAAGGCTGGATTGCAAACCCGTTTGTCAGGGGCGGACCGGAAATGACGCTAAGATCTTACTTAATGCTCGGTAATGTTAAAGCGAATCACCGTAAGGCGGTCATAACTGAAAAGAGCGGTATGGTCTTGTCTGCAAATGCGCATAACGAATCAGGTTTTCACAACAATGTTGCTTATGAAGTCAGCGGGCCGATCATTCAGGAGATGCTTAATGCCGAACAGGCAGTTATCAATTTATCAGATCCTGACATTCAGCTCCCGGAGTATGTAGGAAGTCAGGAGAGTGAAGGTCCATTAACCGTTAAATATGTGACAGAGGGGAAAACCTATGAAGCCATTCTCTCTGCCATTGAGCAGACAGAGCCTGGCGATGAAATATGGATGGCGATGTTTTATCTTGCCGAACCGGAGATCGTCAATAAGCTTGAACAGGCTGTACTTAGAGATGTTGAAGTGTCACTTATTTTAGATCCGAATGAAACAGCGTTTGGAAACAAAAAAACGGGACTGCCAAACCGTCCGGTCATTCATGAAATGCTCGGAAACACGGATGACCAACTGAATATAAGGTGGTATAATGTGGATATCGAGCAGTTTCATCCTAAAATGATTTACTTGAAGTCCGGGAATGAGTCCACGATCATTTCAGGATCAGCCAATTTCACGGCCAGAAATTTAACGGATTATAATCTTGAGAATAACATGATTATTAAAGGCCCGTCATCAAGTGATGTCATGACCGATACTGAAACTTACTTTAATCAGCTATGGCACAATGAAGGGGCTGAATATACGGTTCCGGAAGAGGAATTCCAGGGTGTTCTTTCCTTCTGGCAGCGAGGAGTTTATGCTGTTCAAAAAGCGCTTGGACTGACTACTTATTAA
- a CDS encoding SCO family protein, with protein sequence MKKTAGIGILLSIFLLSGCMQSFQPNMDRDLGSFSYTNQNGDTVSNEDLAGTPVIANFIFTNCDTVCPPMTYNMAGVQEAIEEEGIEDYRIVSFSVDPERDDQETLKAFMSRYEMNEEKWDFLTGYEFEEISNLALESFQGLVIDDPNTDQMSHPTSFYLIDEDGNVVKSYDGVSDVPEDEIVSDLKAVSSN encoded by the coding sequence GTGAAAAAAACAGCAGGTATTGGCATTTTGTTATCTATTTTTCTATTATCCGGCTGCATGCAAAGCTTTCAGCCGAATATGGATCGTGATCTTGGAAGCTTTTCATATACGAATCAGAACGGCGATACGGTTTCAAATGAAGATCTGGCAGGAACTCCGGTCATCGCAAATTTCATCTTTACAAACTGTGATACGGTATGCCCGCCGATGACTTACAATATGGCTGGTGTCCAGGAAGCCATTGAAGAAGAGGGAATTGAGGATTACCGCATCGTGTCATTCAGCGTCGACCCTGAACGGGATGATCAGGAAACGCTTAAAGCATTTATGTCCAGATACGAAATGAATGAGGAAAAGTGGGATTTCTTAACCGGATATGAGTTTGAAGAAATCAGTAACCTTGCACTGGAATCCTTTCAGGGGCTGGTAATTGATGATCCAAATACCGATCAGATGTCCCACCCGACAAGCTTTTACTTAATTGATGAAGATGGAAATGTCGTTAAGAGTTATGATGGAGTGAGTGATGTACCTGAAGATGAGATCGTGTCAGATTTAAAAGCTGTATCATCCAATTAA
- a CDS encoding AAA family ATPase, producing the protein MKPIKLTMQAFGPYANIETINFTELDGRTMFVISGKTGAGKTTVFDAISFALYGKTSGEERSPQELRSHFADEDLITEVDFTFELKKKVYRIVRSPMQERKKSRGEGTRLVNSNAEMYVIEDGKEVLAASSLRETDEKVQQIMQLDFNQFRQILMIPQGEFRKLLTSDSTDKELILQKLFHTKYYRAFQDQLKNEARELKQRAEQYQSERMKMIGSIDALDDEELQGELLKEPINEAKALSLAKNLVATQNENKKNIHLSIKQIREKMDHTIKEIERANFIKKSFEELDKLKTEFSSLEQQKDQISQKEQKIEKADQAQKLIPFIQDLELKKKEVNLRRSAKESAEKELTSIKEQLVSLQSDVDHLHSLESEIDQKQKKLGELEKLEEKLNRLTDLNEKLQSIESSGKKGKTELTRIQENISNLESQKLMLEDKHRIYLEEKSNYASIKHELYMASEKAGKEKELNELRQLFDQHRLSTDKLRTDLDSIELKVAQAEKKKGEEEKKQSSFYAAYLADELTDGEPCKVCGSLHHPKPAEASNDHFDIEKAQEEISSLKEARARMDAEYKHAKGKMQELEQRIKELQAECSVEKEPVIQVLNNLKAKEQKLMASIRQSEGVKEQLQNVLQQLSRSKDIENRLSIEVQQQREQYVSTKATITSLAEEIPDAYFGNDSYVQEIKQLKQEITTYQSRRKEREAAHTEAGNKMASLTERVKTSQREVESAKCKEKESADSLYAELQQSVFESKEEAVSANMHPTDQSKLEREIRDYHQQLFLVKEKTLSAEKALEGVVMPDAEELKARQVGYESEMKELEERFARAAAYVQRHEELIRKIEESITLSSDIEERYRLIGWISDTANGQNERKLTFERFVLSYYLDDILITANDRLLKMSSGRYELARKEDRSKGNKQSGLELLVWDHYTGQTRHVKTLSGGEAFKASLSLALGLADVVQSYAGGVSLETMFIDEGFGTLDPESLDQAIESLMEIQAGGRLVGVISHVPELKERIDARLEVTSTNTGSSTRFLFESL; encoded by the coding sequence ATGAAGCCGATTAAATTGACGATGCAGGCATTCGGGCCTTATGCAAATATTGAAACGATTAATTTTACCGAACTGGATGGCAGAACAATGTTCGTCATTTCCGGAAAAACGGGTGCCGGTAAAACGACGGTATTTGATGCCATTTCATTTGCCTTGTATGGAAAAACGAGTGGGGAGGAACGTTCTCCTCAGGAGCTGAGAAGTCATTTTGCTGATGAAGATCTGATTACGGAAGTGGATTTCACATTTGAGCTGAAAAAGAAGGTGTACCGGATTGTCAGGTCACCGATGCAGGAAAGGAAGAAGAGCCGTGGAGAAGGAACACGGCTTGTTAATTCCAATGCAGAAATGTACGTCATTGAGGATGGAAAAGAAGTGCTGGCAGCATCCTCTTTACGTGAGACGGATGAAAAAGTCCAGCAGATCATGCAGCTGGATTTTAATCAGTTCAGGCAGATCCTCATGATTCCTCAAGGAGAGTTCAGAAAGCTTTTAACGTCTGACAGTACAGATAAGGAACTGATTCTTCAAAAGCTGTTCCACACAAAATACTACCGCGCGTTTCAGGATCAGCTCAAAAACGAAGCGAGAGAGTTGAAACAGCGAGCAGAGCAGTATCAGAGTGAAAGAATGAAAATGATCGGTTCGATCGATGCGCTAGACGATGAAGAATTGCAGGGTGAGCTTTTAAAAGAACCGATAAATGAAGCTAAAGCGTTATCACTAGCAAAAAACTTAGTAGCAACTCAGAATGAAAATAAAAAAAACATCCATTTATCAATAAAACAAATACGTGAAAAAATGGACCACACGATTAAGGAAATTGAACGTGCTAACTTTATTAAAAAGTCTTTTGAAGAGCTTGATAAACTGAAAACTGAGTTTAGCAGTCTTGAACAGCAGAAAGACCAAATATCACAAAAGGAACAAAAAATCGAAAAGGCCGACCAGGCGCAAAAACTGATTCCATTTATTCAGGATCTTGAGTTGAAAAAGAAGGAAGTGAACTTGAGAAGGTCTGCGAAGGAATCTGCTGAAAAGGAATTGACTTCTATTAAGGAGCAGCTCGTCTCGCTGCAATCTGACGTTGATCATCTGCACAGTCTTGAATCTGAAATCGATCAAAAACAGAAGAAGCTTGGAGAGTTAGAGAAACTTGAAGAGAAGCTGAACAGGCTGACTGATTTAAACGAAAAGCTTCAAAGTATAGAATCAAGTGGAAAAAAAGGCAAAACCGAGCTTACCCGCATTCAGGAGAACATAAGCAATCTCGAATCCCAAAAACTGATGCTTGAGGACAAGCACCGGATTTATCTGGAGGAAAAATCAAATTATGCATCCATCAAGCATGAATTGTATATGGCAAGCGAAAAAGCGGGTAAAGAAAAGGAATTAAATGAGCTGCGACAGCTGTTTGATCAACATCGTCTTTCGACGGATAAGCTGCGTACAGACCTTGATTCCATTGAACTTAAGGTTGCACAGGCCGAGAAGAAAAAAGGGGAAGAAGAAAAAAAGCAATCCAGCTTTTATGCAGCTTATCTGGCCGATGAACTGACAGATGGTGAACCATGCAAGGTATGCGGGTCCCTACATCACCCAAAACCTGCTGAAGCGTCCAATGATCACTTCGACATTGAAAAGGCACAGGAGGAAATCTCATCGTTAAAAGAGGCTCGTGCACGGATGGATGCTGAATATAAGCATGCCAAAGGGAAAATGCAGGAGCTCGAACAACGGATAAAAGAGCTGCAGGCTGAATGTAGTGTTGAAAAAGAGCCTGTCATTCAGGTTCTTAATAATCTAAAAGCAAAAGAACAAAAGCTCATGGCATCTATCAGGCAATCAGAAGGTGTAAAAGAGCAGCTTCAGAATGTTTTACAGCAGCTTTCACGAAGTAAAGATATTGAGAACAGACTTTCAATAGAAGTCCAACAGCAGCGGGAACAATATGTCAGCACAAAGGCCACGATTACTTCTTTAGCTGAAGAAATTCCGGATGCCTACTTTGGAAATGATTCATATGTTCAGGAAATCAAGCAATTAAAGCAGGAGATCACAACTTATCAGTCCAGACGGAAGGAAAGAGAGGCTGCTCATACTGAAGCAGGAAATAAAATGGCCAGTCTGACTGAACGTGTAAAAACAAGTCAGCGGGAAGTAGAAAGTGCGAAGTGTAAAGAAAAAGAATCGGCTGACAGCTTATATGCTGAACTTCAGCAATCTGTATTCGAGTCAAAGGAAGAGGCCGTTTCCGCAAATATGCATCCTACTGATCAATCCAAACTTGAACGTGAAATTCGTGACTATCATCAGCAGCTTTTTCTTGTTAAAGAAAAAACATTATCAGCAGAAAAAGCGCTCGAAGGCGTCGTCATGCCGGACGCAGAAGAATTAAAAGCCAGACAGGTTGGCTATGAATCAGAAATGAAAGAGCTAGAGGAAAGGTTTGCCCGGGCGGCTGCCTACGTGCAGCGCCATGAAGAATTAATACGTAAAATTGAAGAGAGCATCACGTTATCCTCTGATATAGAGGAGCGCTACAGGCTGATCGGATGGATTTCAGATACAGCAAATGGTCAGAATGAGCGGAAGCTGACTTTTGAAAGATTTGTTCTCTCCTATTACCTGGATGATATTTTAATCACAGCGAATGACCGACTGCTTAAAATGTCATCAGGCAGATATGAACTTGCCAGAAAAGAGGACCGGTCAAAAGGAAATAAGCAGAGCGGCCTTGAACTTCTCGTTTGGGACCATTACACCGGACAGACAAGGCATGTTAAAACGCTATCAGGTGGTGAAGCGTTTAAAGCGTCATTATCACTTGCCCTTGGCCTGGCAGATGTTGTCCAGTCCTATGCCGGCGGTGTCTCACTTGAAACGATGTTTATTGATGAAGGATTCGGGACGCTTGATCCGGAATCACTTGACCAGGCGATTGAATCATTGATGGAAATACAGGCTGGGGGAAGGCTTGTCGGCGTCATTTCACATGTTCCTGAATTAAAGGAGCGGATTGATGCAAGACTCGAAGTGACAAGTACAAATACAGGAAGTTCAACCCGCTTTCTGTTTGAATCACTCTAA
- a CDS encoding exonuclease SbcCD subunit D, with amino-acid sequence MKFLHTADWHLGKLVHGIYMTEDQASVLAHFIQIAEEEKPDAIVIAGDLYDRSVPPAEAVNLLDRTLYKLNVEMGIPVIAISGNHDSADRLAFGSAWYRQSGMHMTGKWTPEIEPVTINGVTFHSVPYAEPVLIRSVLNDETIMTHHDASKKIIEKISESMEPDTAHVFVGHSFVAGGQTSDSERTLSVGGAGTVGKDLFSPFVYTALGHLHSPDAIRDEKVHYSGSLMKYSFSEANQRKIVKSVTIENGQATVKDIPLKPKRDMRIIEGHLADLLSEAFYRHQKTDDYLKVVLLDEGSLIDPMNRLRSVYPNVLHLERKTVQRDKKMEDGLKPGLSADVSDVTLFKKFYQHVTTAEWTDLIEKEAERQFNATGRDQDQ; translated from the coding sequence ATGAAATTTTTACATACAGCGGACTGGCATTTGGGCAAGCTCGTGCATGGAATTTATATGACTGAGGATCAGGCATCGGTGCTGGCACATTTTATACAGATTGCAGAAGAAGAAAAGCCGGATGCCATTGTAATCGCGGGAGATTTGTATGACCGGTCAGTACCGCCGGCTGAGGCAGTAAACCTCCTGGATCGAACGCTTTACAAATTGAATGTTGAGATGGGTATTCCGGTCATCGCGATTTCTGGAAATCATGACAGTGCTGACCGTCTTGCCTTTGGTTCAGCCTGGTACAGACAGTCGGGTATGCACATGACAGGTAAATGGACGCCGGAAATAGAGCCGGTCACGATCAATGGGGTGACATTTCATTCCGTACCTTATGCAGAGCCTGTTTTAATAAGATCTGTTCTTAATGACGAGACCATCATGACACACCATGATGCTTCAAAAAAGATCATCGAAAAAATAAGTGAATCAATGGAACCTGATACTGCACACGTTTTTGTTGGACATTCTTTCGTTGCGGGGGGCCAGACATCTGATTCAGAGAGAACGCTCTCTGTCGGGGGTGCGGGAACGGTAGGGAAGGATTTGTTCTCGCCTTTTGTATACACCGCACTTGGACACCTGCACAGTCCGGATGCAATAAGAGATGAGAAAGTGCATTATTCCGGTTCATTGATGAAGTATTCTTTTTCAGAGGCTAATCAGCGGAAAATAGTAAAGTCGGTGACCATTGAAAACGGTCAGGCAACTGTAAAGGATATTCCGCTTAAACCAAAAAGGGATATGAGAATCATTGAGGGACACCTGGCAGACCTTTTATCCGAAGCGTTTTATCGGCATCAGAAAACAGATGATTATCTGAAAGTGGTGCTGCTTGACGAAGGTTCACTCATTGATCCGATGAACCGTTTAAGATCGGTTTACCCGAATGTGCTCCATCTGGAGAGAAAAACGGTTCAGCGGGATAAAAAAATGGAGGATGGACTTAAACCGGGTTTATCAGCAGATGTTTCTGATGTCACGCTGTTCAAGAAATTTTATCAGCATGTGACAACGGCAGAGTGGACCGATTTGATTGAAAAGGAAGCAGAGCGGCAATTCAATGCGACAGGGAGAGATCAGGATCAATGA
- a CDS encoding DUF2621 domain-containing protein, with amino-acid sequence MLEGWFLWFILFWVVVLISLFAIGGFFMFRKFLKRMPKEDGKSDLDWEEHFVDRTRHLWGEKERMLLEDLVSPVPELFRDVARQKIAGKIGELAVKEKAGSITLDLIIRGYILATPKRDHKFLRKKMKDLQIDLQPYEDLFA; translated from the coding sequence GTGCTTGAAGGTTGGTTTTTATGGTTTATCCTCTTTTGGGTGGTCGTCCTGATTTCTCTTTTCGCGATCGGCGGATTTTTTATGTTCCGCAAATTTTTAAAGAGAATGCCAAAAGAAGATGGTAAATCAGATTTGGATTGGGAAGAGCATTTTGTCGATCGAACCAGACATTTATGGGGAGAAAAAGAACGTATGCTTCTCGAGGATCTCGTAAGTCCTGTACCGGAGCTTTTCAGAGATGTAGCCAGGCAGAAAATCGCGGGTAAAATCGGTGAGCTTGCGGTCAAAGAGAAAGCCGGCAGCATTACCCTTGATCTCATCATCAGAGGGTATATTCTCGCAACACCAAAACGCGACCATAAATTTCTGCGTAAAAAAATGAAAGATCTCCAAATAGACCTGCAGCCGTATGAGGATCTGTTTGCATAA
- a CDS encoding CcdC family protein — MYVILSTIAAVIMGSAVLAIRMKASKKPVTAKKIILPPLFMSTGALMFIFPYFRVTPVEAAEAIAVGLLFSIVLIKTSKFEHKDDGIYLRASKAFPFILIGLLVIRIVMKIVLSSTIEVGTLAGMFWILAFGMLVPWRIAMYLQFKKLEKDSVDQPSQFA, encoded by the coding sequence ATGTATGTGATCCTTTCAACCATAGCAGCTGTCATTATGGGATCAGCCGTTCTCGCAATTCGCATGAAAGCCTCGAAAAAGCCTGTTACCGCAAAAAAGATCATTCTGCCTCCGTTATTTATGAGTACCGGAGCACTCATGTTTATCTTTCCGTATTTCCGCGTAACACCTGTTGAGGCTGCAGAGGCCATTGCTGTCGGACTCTTATTTTCGATTGTTCTGATTAAGACGTCAAAGTTTGAGCATAAGGATGACGGAATATACTTAAGGGCATCAAAAGCTTTTCCATTTATTTTGATTGGTCTGCTGGTCATTCGGATTGTCATGAAAATTGTGCTCAGCTCAACCATTGAGGTCGGTACGCTTGCCGGGATGTTCTGGATTCTGGCGTTTGGGATGCTTGTTCCATGGCGGATTGCCATGTACCTTCAGTTCAAAAAGCTGGAGAAAGACTCGGTGGATCAGCCTTCACAGTTTGCATAA
- a CDS encoding response regulator, which yields MTKVLVVDDAKFMRMTLKNMLSNSDFEVIGEAENGQDAIEQYKALSPDLVTMDITMPILDGISAAKEILREDPSAKIIMCSAMGQQKMVIEAIEAGAKDFIVKPFDSHRVIESMSRVIKQ from the coding sequence ATGACAAAAGTGCTTGTGGTCGATGATGCTAAATTTATGAGAATGACACTTAAAAACATGCTTTCAAACTCTGATTTTGAAGTAATCGGTGAAGCTGAAAACGGACAGGACGCTATCGAACAATACAAAGCGCTCAGCCCGGATCTTGTAACAATGGATATTACCATGCCTATACTTGACGGAATCAGTGCGGCAAAAGAAATTCTGAGAGAAGATCCTTCAGCTAAAATCATTATGTGTTCTGCCATGGGTCAGCAGAAAATGGTGATTGAAGCGATCGAAGCCGGTGCAAAAGACTTCATTGTTAAACCGTTCGACAGCCACCGCGTCATTGAATCCATGAGCCGCGTAATTAAACAATAA
- a CDS encoding cytochrome c biogenesis CcdA family protein, giving the protein MTDLNIFFAFAAGVLSFVSPCVLPLYPAFLSYITGMSVESLTKEKAMFRKSSMLHTLFFLLGFLVIFIALAFTSSLLGEFMFRYQDLIRQLGAILIVVFGLITVGIFSPEFLMKERKVHFKNRPAGYIGTFFIGLAFAAGWTPCIGPILSAVFVMASVNPGASFGYMMAYFAGFALPFFVLSFFLNKLGWIRKRSGQIMKIGGWAMIGMGIVLFFDGLTWIIELLLPIFGNFTGF; this is encoded by the coding sequence ATGACTGATTTAAACATCTTTTTTGCATTCGCAGCAGGGGTGCTGAGTTTTGTTTCACCCTGCGTATTACCGCTTTATCCGGCATTCTTATCCTATATTACCGGCATGTCAGTTGAAAGTCTGACAAAAGAAAAAGCCATGTTCAGAAAGTCTAGCATGCTCCATACACTATTCTTTCTGCTTGGTTTTCTCGTTATTTTTATTGCACTGGCATTTACATCAAGCTTGCTCGGAGAATTCATGTTCAGATACCAGGATCTGATTCGTCAGCTGGGAGCTATTTTAATTGTTGTATTTGGTCTTATAACGGTTGGAATTTTTTCACCTGAATTTTTAATGAAGGAAAGAAAAGTTCATTTTAAAAACAGACCTGCAGGCTACATCGGTACATTTTTCATCGGACTGGCATTTGCAGCAGGCTGGACGCCATGTATTGGACCGATTCTCAGTGCAGTCTTTGTTATGGCCTCCGTCAACCCGGGAGCATCATTTGGCTACATGATGGCTTATTTCGCAGGATTTGCCTTGCCATTTTTTGTACTGTCTTTTTTCCTGAACAAGCTCGGCTGGATCCGCAAGAGAAGCGGTCAGATTATGAAAATTGGCGGCTGGGCCATGATTGGCATGGGAATCGTTCTGTTTTTTGATGGATTAACCTGGATTATCGAGTTGTTGCTTCCTATTTTCGGCAATTTCACAGGATTTTGA
- a CDS encoding aspartyl-phosphate phosphatase Spo0E family protein has protein sequence MADQSKLLEEIEKKRQILIYTAAKEGLSSPRAVKYSQELDELLNQFEKEHSERPQPPRSTDIKIAANPG, from the coding sequence ATGGCTGATCAAAGCAAACTCCTTGAAGAAATCGAAAAGAAAAGGCAGATTCTCATTTATACTGCTGCAAAGGAAGGACTATCTTCTCCACGCGCAGTGAAATACTCTCAGGAGCTTGATGAACTGCTTAACCAATTTGAAAAAGAACATTCAGAGAGGCCTCAGCCCCCTCGGTCCACTGATATAAAAATCGCTGCGAACCCAGGCTGA